A genome region from Brassica oleracea var. oleracea cultivar TO1000 chromosome C2, BOL, whole genome shotgun sequence includes the following:
- the LOC106324035 gene encoding uncharacterized protein LOC106324035 yields the protein MTDGDNTKVNGATGAVSDSQSLGTLPTTVPSVPSNINGLQPDKFDGTNFKQWPQRMHFFLTTLNLARYLTEFKPVLPADNTDPRALASLDAWKHGDFLCKGYIQNRLVDQLFSVYSEVESSKDLWDALEKKYKSFNVGSGKFSTGKFLRFMMVDSRPIMDQVHELQLICQEIAEEGMKLCETFTVNCFIEKLPQVGQISRTTLLTSKRP from the coding sequence ATGACTGACGGTGATAACACGAAAGTCAATGGGGCAACCGGTGCAGTCAGTGATAGCCAATCACTTGGAACGCTACCTACAACAGTTCCGTCTGTTCCTAGCAACATCAACGGACTTCAGCCCGACAAGTTCGATGGAACGAACTTCAAGCAGTGGCCGCAGAGGATGCACTTCTTTCTGACCACTCTGAATCTGGCCAGGTATCTTACTGAGTTCAAACCAGTGCTACCCGCGGACAATACTGATCCAAGGGCGCTAGCTAGCCTTGACGCATGGAAGCATGGAGACTTCTTATGCAAAGGTTACATTCAAAACCGGCTGGTGGACCAACTGTTCAGTGTTTACAGTGAGGTCGAATCTTCCAAAGATCTATGGGATGCTCTGGAAAAGAAATACAAATCCTTCAATGTAGGCTCTGGGAAATTTTCCACTGGAAAGTTTCTCAGATTCATGATGGTTGATTCACGACCTATCATGGATCAAGTGCATGAGCTACAATTGATCTGTCAAGAGATCGCTGAAGAGGGAATGAAGCTGTGTGAAACTTTCACAGTGAACTGCTTCATCGAAAAGCTACCCCAAGTTGGGCAGATTTCAAGAACTACCTTGCTTACAAGCAAAAGGCCTTGA
- the LOC106326243 gene encoding uncharacterized protein LOC106326243, with protein MGNCLVGKKIANVAEEDDRCEEVIAKKDYKGKDRKVKIVITRDELEKLILFQLNADGAAKGGDATSASFGDFLIELEAEKVAGEAAAAAAEEEKSRRRLCRRWRPSLESVIEWPEEV; from the coding sequence ATGGGAAACTGTTTAGTCGGAAAGAAGATTGCAAATGTTGCTGAAGAAGATGATCGATGTGAAGAAGTGATAGCGAAGAAAGATTACAAAGGGAAAGATCGCAAAGTGAAGATTGTTATAACGAGAGATGAGTTAGAGAAACTCATACTTTTCCAGCTTAACGCAGACGGTGCAGCTAAAGGAGGAGATGCCACGTCGGCTTCTTTTGGAGATTTTCTAATAGAACTCGAGGCGGAGAAAGTAGCCGGAGAAGCTGCGGCTGCGGCTGCAGAGGAAGAGAAGTCTCGCCGAAGATTATGTAGGAGGTGGAGACCGTCGTTGGAGAGTGTCATCGAATGGCCTGAAGAAGTATAG
- the LOC106324036 gene encoding uncharacterized protein At3g43530-like, giving the protein MQPMQPLEFYFKSSEFPKSSKIETKCFVTKTVKLIKGKPEAEWFTSHPQFRHFFHMPDEDNLKLQGMWMLLLRTICTPEDDVAWFVVNGVPIRYSMREHALISGLDCGDYPPNYWKLEGYKFVDYYFHDRKKITISDVKQKMLFYATVIRGKPKDSGHLDLFVLRMMDDLDACISFPWGRLTFEDAIKEIKHVMNNLKGEVKEACAFPGFIIPLEVKHIVL; this is encoded by the exons ATGCAACCAATGCAACCCCTTGAGTTCTACTTCAAAAGCAGTGAGTTCCCCAAGAGTTCCAAGATAGAAACTAAGTGCTTTGTGACCAAGACAGTAAAGCTCATCAAGGGTAAGCCTGAGGCTGAATGGTTCACAAGCCATCCTCAGTTTCGACATTTCTTCCACATGCCAGACGAAGATAACCTGAAGCTCCAGGGGATGTGGATGTTACTCCTGCGCACCATTTGTACTCCAGAAGATGATGTTGCATGGTTTGTGGTTAATGGTGTACCCATCCGTTATTCTATGAGGGAGCATGCCCTTATCTCTGGCTTAGACTGCGGTGATTATCCACCAAACTATTGGAAGTTGGAGGGTTATAAGTTTGTGGATTATTACTTCCATGACAGAAAGAAGATCACCATCAGCGATGTGAAGCAGAAGATGTTGTTCTATGCCACC GTTATCAGAGGAAAGCCGAAGGATTCTGGACATTTAGACCTCTTCGTATTAAGGATGATGGACGATTTAGATGCTTGCATATCATTTCCCTGGGGTCGTCTAACATTTGAGGATGCAATAAAGGAGATTAAGCACGTGATGAACAATCTGAAGGGTGAAGTGAAAGAGGCATGCGCCTTTCCTGGATTCATAATCCCTTTAGAGGTAAAGCATATAGTTTTGTAA
- the LOC106324037 gene encoding uncharacterized protein DDB_G0283697-like yields the protein MGEGFVGLHVTVETKLEALGSRMSHIEKNQRILKRRAKKMEDKLTSIESKVVPSHGEDMDFRQWDYGTYEEKEKANSEKDKANVEQEAGKENDNFENTEQEAERKNDEEGEEKEADDNAQQEDEKEKENSEGDEQDKEDSESESENETDELKQLKEICRAQADKLWKEIEADEEEVGGKQDEEESEEKEAETSDEEKENSEDDEKVEEKVVESEAEGEDDQAEVEGKEDQEEEVEGKEFETREQDKEKSETAEVESEAREAEIEKGTPTPPRGNHTEGTPKDNHNEPRVETNRTDETPIPPRGNQMEGTPTPPRGRTKAMAARGLMTRPMEGEPGKGVEVVAEETGNRGKKQEESCRRREKRGRGCESC from the coding sequence ATGGGAGAAGGATTTGTTGGACTTCACGTAACGGTGGAGACAAAGCTAGAGGCTCTAGGCTCAAGGATGAGTCATATTGAAAAGAACCAGCGGATTTTGAAAAGAAGGGCTAAGAAAATGGAAGACAAGCTAACTTCTATTGAGAGTAAGGTGGTACCGAGTCATGGTGAAGACATGGATTTTCGACAGTGGGACTATGGTACATATGAAGAGAAGGAGAAAGCTAATTCTGAGAAGGACAAAGCTAATGTTGAGCAAGAGGCTGGGAAAGAGAACGATAACTTCGAGAATACTGAGCAAGAGGCTGAGAGAAAAAATGATGAAGAAGGGGAAGAGAAAGAGGCTGATGACAATGCTCAGCAAGAGGATGAGAAAGAGAAGGAAAATAGTGAGGGTGATGAGCAAGATAAGGAAGACAGTGAGAGTGAGAGTGAGAATGAGACTGATGAGTTGAAGCAATTGAAGGAGATATGTAGAGCACAAGCTGATAAACTGTGGAAAGAAATTGAAGCGGATGAAGAAGAGGTTGGAGGGAAACAGGATGAAGAAGAAAGTGAAGAGAAAGAGGCTGAAACCAGTGACGAAGAGAAGGAGAACAGTGAGGATGATGAGAAAGTTGAAGAAAAAGTTGTGGAATCTGAGGCTGAAGGCGAAGATGATCAAGCAGAGGTTGAAGGGAAAGAGGATCAAGAAGAAGAAGTTGAAGGGAAAGAGTTTGAAACCAGGGAGCAAGATAAGGAGAAAAGTGAGACTGCTGAGGTGGAATCTGAGGCTCGGGAGGCAGAGATAGAAAAAGGAACTCCGACACCACCACGTGGAAATCATACAGAGGGAACTCCCAAAGATAATCACAATGAGCCTCGGGTTGAGACGAATAGAACCGATGAAACTCCAATACCACCACGTGGGAATCAGATGGAGGGAACTCCCACACCACCACGTGGTAGGACTAAGGCAATGGCTGCGAGGGGACTAATGACAAGGCCTATGGAGGGAGAACCTGGAAAAGGTGTTGAAGTTGTTGCGGAAGAGACTGGAAACAGAGGGAAAAAGCAGGAAGAAAGTTGCAGAAGAAGAGAAAAAAGAGGAAGAGGCTGTGAAAGCTGTTGA
- the LOC106324038 gene encoding uncharacterized protein LOC106324038, translating into MRKVLIVDGTHLKNVYGGVLLVASAQDPDHHHYPIAFGVADVRLMFPEAEHGYCIWHLSQNVKTLIHNNKDTCAFKFRECAHAYTEAEFKYLYHAFRRKYRSAAAYLDKSVEEKKWARCYFRGDRYNVDTTNSVESFNGVIKEARKYTLLPMFDVIIAKMSEWFNNHRKEAAEIPYTLKLVPILETEMSKRCVDAGFLTIDELNSFHLEYSVHGTDGKVYTVDMARNTCSCEQFDKDKYPCVHGVAAATFMSKAAGRELHLSEYCSKYYLVEQWALAYHRTIYPVPHMSDWVIPEDVKAKKILPPDFDKKKGKPQQTRFPSVGESRGRGKRGRGGARGVRGRARGEGMASYFECGSGSGTT; encoded by the exons ATGAGGAAAGTCCTCATTGTGGATGGAACACACCTCAAGAATGTTTATGGTGGAGTTCTCCTCGTTGCGTCTGCTCAGGATCCTGATCATCACCACTACCCAATTGCGTTTGGCGTAGCAGATG TACGTCTAATGTTCCCTGAGGCCGAACATGGGTATTGTATATGGCATTTGTCTCAGAATGTTAAAACCCTCATCCATAACAACAAAGATACTTGTGCGTTCAAGTTTAGAGAATGCGCACACGCTTATACGGAGGCTGAGTTCAAGTACCTTTATCATGCTTTTCGCCGAAAGTATCGTAGTGCAGCAGCGTATCTTGACAAAAGTGTTGAAGAGAAGAAGTGGGCTAGATGTTACTTCAGAGGAGATAGGTACAATGTTGACACCACCAATTCAGTAGAATCTTTTAATGGTGTTATTAAGGAAGCGAGAAAGTATACCTTACTACCAATGTTTGATGTTATCATTGCGAAAATGTCTGAATGGTTTAACAACCATAGGAAGGAGGCAGCTGAAATACCATACACACTGAAGCTTGTGCCTATTTTGGAAACCGAAATGTCTAAAAGATGTGTTGATGCGGGGTTTCTTACAATTGACGAATTAAACAGCTTCCATCTTGAGTACAGTGTGCATGGTACTGACGGCAAGGTTTATACTGTTGATATGGCTAGGAATACTTGCAGTTGTGAACAATTTGATAAAGACAAATACCCTTGTGTGCATGGAGTGGCTGCTGCCACATTCATGTCTAAGGCAGCGGGAAGGGAACTCCATCTATCAGAGTATTGTTCAAAATACTATTTGGTGGAGCAATGGGCTTTGGCTTATCACAGGACCATATATCCTGTTCCTCATATGTCTGATTGGGTTATACCAGAAGATGTTAAAGCAAAGAAAATACTTCCTCCAGATTTTGACAAGAAGAAAGGAAAACCACAACAAACAAGATTTCCATCAGTAGGAGAATCCCGTGGAAGAGGAAAAAGAGGCAGAGGAGGAGCTAGAGGAGTAAGAGGCAGAGCCAGAGGAGAAGGTATGGCATCGTATTTTGAATGTGGGAGTGGTTCCGGTACTACCTAG